In a genomic window of Quercus lobata isolate SW786 chromosome 4, ValleyOak3.0 Primary Assembly, whole genome shotgun sequence:
- the LOC115984593 gene encoding uncharacterized protein LOC115984593: MSSNASCEESSVREGAGYDETFGSGDESNFSLPSERGSSAQSPDDDESFAEGDEDEGRGDGNGEDGVDVDGEDSDGDERSSEGTSEGPGDNRPFILPEDWAVNKFSPGMSDKVFRELRVRYQIPDHIPLRLPTENERCYSGRTADVGMYDAMFAAGLRLPLTALHRQLADFLGISVTQIAPNAWRTFIGSEILWGSLSGGHRQLTLEEFFHCYRPHHIASSKGTYHFNAREKGLRLVSDMPDSNRNWKSRYFFVEGTDWVCRQEEWATMPRGYFDNTWAFVRDSAYTRPHITDEQEEFIQRILEIPLEERKCRDLITLDTLHLYCGGPDPSAEARKLEEFARRQMDSAKQRIRAAAARQKEERKNKEAAGEASSTPKVVAKATKRKPDGDDSRPLKKAAVTPRDEPLKEKSLPKPSHGAGKGVMTSAGPVSEGPCRLLTHKDYAVGEVGSLIKPTDIEPCDQVGTEELGASALFDLTRALVRVKALQDRCVAKEGVVTRVRSHNKSLMNQQAQYKDAVRTLNTELQEVKEKLTESGSRSDKLQEEVTALSEKLQTAGADAIRDFKASQAFFDSCGEYYGTGFEDCLQQVASAYPELDLSGITMGDGDDSLRQSTPRRDDSVVLAQPAANPAASDSPAVIVDADGKNADVPAP, from the exons atgtcgaGTAACGCGTCTTGTGAGGAGTCGTCAGTCCGcgaaggagcgggctacgacgaaaCCTTTGGCTCTGGAGATGAGTCAAACTTCTCCCTTCCGTCAGAGAGAGGGTCGTCAGCCCAATCTCCTGACGACGATGAGAGTTTTGCTGAGGGAGATGAGGATGAGGGAAGAGGGGATGGAAATGGCGAGGATGGAGTGGATGTTGACGGGGAGGACAGTGACGGGGATGAGAGATCCAGTGAAGGGACCTCAGAGGGTCCCGGAGATAATCGTCCCTTCATTCTTCCTGAGGATTGGGCCGTCAACAAATTTTCGCCTGGGATGAGTGACAAAGTTTTTAGGGAGTTACGGGTTCGTTATCAAATTCCAGACCACATTCCCCTCCGTCTCCCTACAGAGAATGAGAGGTGTTATTCCGGGAGGACAGCTGACGTTGGCATGTATGACGCCATGTTTGCTGCCGGTCTGAGATTACCGTTGACGGCTCTACACCGTCAGCTTGCTGACTTCCTTGGAATATCCGTCACCCAGATCGCcccaaacgcctggaggacTTTTATAGGATCTGAAATCCTTTGGGGCAGTCTTAGCGGAGGACACCGTCAGCTCACTTTAGAAGAATTCTTTCATTGTTATAGGCCTCACCACATCGCCTCGTCTAAGGGGACGTATCATTTTAATGCCAGGGAGAAAGGGCTAAGGCTAGTGTCGGATATGCCAGACTCAAACAGGAACTGGAAGAGTCggtatttttttgttgaggggACGGATTGGGTTTGCCGTCAGGAGGAGTGGGCGACGATGCCCCGTGGTTACTTTGACAATACTTGGGCCTTCGTCAGGGATTCAG ctTATACCCGCCCTCACATAACTGACGAGCAGGAGGAGTTTATCCAACGGATTCTGGAAATTCCTTTGGAAGAACGTAAGTGTAGGGATTTGATCACCCTTGACACCCTTCACTTATACTGTGGGGGTCCAGATCCGTCAGCGGAAGCTCGAAAGTTGGAAGAATTTGCACGCCGTC aaatGGACTCTGCGAAGCAAAGGATAAGGGCCGCCGCAGCCCGtcagaaggaggagagaaagaATAAGGAGGCGGCAGGGGAGGCCTCGTCAACTCCAAAGGTCGTCGCTAAGGCGACGAAGAGGAAGCCTGACGGTGATGACAGCCGTCCCTTAAAGAAAGCTGCCGTCACTCCAAGGGACGAACCACTGAAGGAGAAGTCCCTTCCCAAGCCTAGTCATGGTGCGGGCAAGGGGGTGATGACTTCTGCCGGTCCCGTCAGCGAGGGCCCCTGCCGTCTCCTGACCCACAAGGATTATGCCGTCGGGGAGGTTGGGTCCCTGATTAAACCGACGGATATTGAACCTTGTGACCAGGTGGGGACGGAGGAACTAGGGGCGTCAGCCCTTTTTGACCTTACCAGG GCCTTGGTTCGTGTCAAGGCCCTTCAAGATCGTTGTGTGGCGAAGGAGGGGGTCGTCACTCGAGTCCGCAGTCACAATAAAAGCCTGATGAACCAGCAAGCTCAGTACAAGGATGCCGTCCGTACCCTCAACACGGAGCTGCAAGAAGTTAAGGAGAAGCTGACGGAGAGCGGTAGTCGGAGTGATAAACTCCAGGAAGAGGTGACGGCACTGAGCGAAAAGCTGCAGACGGCGGGGGCTGACGCGATCAGAGATTTCAAAGCGTCGCAGGCTTTCTTTGACTCGTGTGGCGAATATTATGGCACCGGGTTTGAAGACTGCCTTCAGCAAGTCGCGTCGGCCTACCCGGAGTTGGATTTATCCGGGATCACCATGGGTGATGGAGACGACAGCCTCCGTCAGTCTACTCCGAGGCGCGACGACAGCGTGGTCCTGGCCCAGCCTGCTGCTAATCCTGCTGCTTCTGATTCTCCTGCTGTGATTGTGGATGCTGACGGCAAGAATGCTGATGTTCCTGCCCCTTAG